A portion of the Methanofastidiosum sp. genome contains these proteins:
- a CDS encoding DUF2318 domain-containing protein, giving the protein MKKIIMLKSLIITSFFISLVLFSGCNSAKEVSANTDSKSSVQTQINQISIPLSEITEKAKWYKYEIDNKTISYFAVKASDGRIKVAFDACDVCYPEKKGYRQLGSDMVCNNCGLKFAIGGIGTENKASGGCWPGYLPATIEGDYLKISRQNLENGKWRF; this is encoded by the coding sequence ATGAAAAAAATAATTATGCTTAAATCTTTGATAATTACATCCTTTTTTATTTCACTAGTTTTATTTTCTGGATGTAATTCTGCAAAAGAGGTTAGTGCAAATACCGATAGTAAGTCTAGCGTACAAACACAGATTAATCAAATTAGTATACCTCTATCCGAAATAACTGAAAAGGCCAAGTGGTACAAATATGAAATTGACAATAAAACAATTTCGTACTTTGCCGTTAAAGCATCTGATGGGAGAATAAAGGTTGCTTTTGACGCATGTGACGTATGCTATCCAGAAAAGAAAGGCTATAGGCAATTAGGAAGTGATATGGTCTGTAACAATTGTGGACTAAAGTTTGCCATAGGGGGAATCGGAACAGAAAATAAAGCAAGCGGTGGATGCTGGCCAGGATACTTGCCTGCGACAATAGAAGGCGATTATCTAAAAATTAGCAGACAAAATTTAGAAAACGGCAAGTGGAGATTTTAA
- a CDS encoding cation transporter codes for MEKTTIKIEEMHCKSCVHSIKDKVSSLKGVKSVKVNLLDNNAIIEFNSDIITLEKIQIEIENLGYSTGLNSKKKKSNNILKALVYGIIPHIGCIGFIVGSVLGVSLLMQFFRPLLMSRYFFYGLVALSLGFATISVVLYLKNNELLSMNGLKRKWKYVSITYGSTVGINLTLFLIVFPMLANVSASTGRDQTTVGTVEFITLKVNIPCSGHAPLISEELKSINGVQEVKYSTPNTFAVKYDSGRTTKIEILNLAVFREYPATVLNETSLKDNSSITPSTNNSTSGCAFCR; via the coding sequence ATGGAAAAAACAACAATAAAAATAGAAGAGATGCATTGTAAAAGCTGTGTACACTCTATTAAAGACAAAGTATCATCGCTAAAAGGGGTAAAAAGTGTTAAAGTCAATCTGTTGGACAATAATGCCATTATAGAGTTTAATTCAGACATCATAACTTTAGAAAAAATTCAAATTGAGATAGAAAATCTAGGTTATTCGACTGGACTAAATTCTAAAAAAAAGAAATCAAATAATATTCTAAAAGCTCTGGTTTATGGAATTATTCCTCACATTGGTTGCATAGGATTCATTGTTGGATCAGTACTTGGTGTATCTTTACTCATGCAGTTTTTTAGACCTCTTTTAATGAGCAGATACTTTTTCTACGGGCTTGTTGCACTATCTCTTGGATTTGCAACTATTTCAGTAGTACTATACTTGAAAAATAACGAACTTCTATCTATGAATGGATTAAAGAGAAAATGGAAGTATGTTTCAATAACATATGGTTCAACAGTTGGAATAAATTTGACATTATTTTTGATAGTTTTCCCGATGCTTGCAAATGTTTCTGCTTCAACTGGACGAGATCAGACAACAGTAGGCACAGTTGAATTCATCACTTTAAAAGTTAATATACCATGTTCAGGTCATGCTCCCTTGATATCGGAGGAACTAAAGAGTATCAACGGAGTCCAAGAAGTTAAATATAGCACACCGAATACATTTGCTGTTAAATACGATTCTGGGAGAACTACTAAAATAGAAATATTGAATCTCGCAGTTTTTAGAGAGTATCCTGCGACAGTATTAAACGAAACCTCTTTGAAGGATAATTCCTCAATCACCCCTTCAACTAACAACTCGACATCCGGATGTGCATTCTGCAGGTGA
- a CDS encoding MarR family transcriptional regulator: MRNRIVGVLIIFVALLMGFIIFSFNRAMTEIVNTSCEHGSSCPMWGTIDFQTNVSIAIMSFVVIIGIYLIFFGKEERNPAKGEIKDASIKKEAYEKIMKTLNDEEKTVLERIIDANGTIFQSGLTDETNFNKVKVTRILDKLEGRGIIERRRRGMTNVVILKH; the protein is encoded by the coding sequence ATGAGAAATAGAATAGTAGGCGTTCTGATAATTTTTGTGGCTCTATTAATGGGATTTATTATTTTCTCCTTTAACCGAGCGATGACAGAAATAGTAAATACGTCATGTGAACACGGGTCATCATGTCCTATGTGGGGAACAATTGATTTTCAGACCAATGTCAGCATCGCTATAATGAGCTTTGTAGTTATAATAGGGATCTATCTTATCTTTTTTGGAAAAGAAGAAAGAAACCCGGCTAAAGGAGAAATAAAGGATGCATCCATTAAAAAAGAAGCTTATGAAAAAATCATGAAAACCTTAAATGATGAGGAAAAAACAGTATTAGAAAGGATTATAGATGCAAACGGCACTATTTTCCAATCTGGCCTTACAGACGAAACAAACTTTAACAAGGTAAAAGTAACTAGAATTTTAGACAAACTGGAAGGAAGAGGAATAATAGAGCGAAGAAGACGTGGCATGACTAACGTTGTTATATTGAAACACTGA